The Phycisphaeraceae bacterium genome has a segment encoding these proteins:
- a CDS encoding SUMF1/EgtB/PvdO family nonheme iron enzyme, which yields AQGVHNNQYLQFTQAHGMTFSTIRGPVNPISLEPNVPFIGNSVIRSVAYDYRISTTELTVSQYFRFVEAVAPHIQALGGTPGRLAGSNTLLYLGMSGGIPRYQMLAGSANIPARNTIEYFALMANWMHNGSPGVNEATMADFQSGAYADWRNPVRSEGAQVWIPSRDEWNKAVYWDPNRDGPGQGGYWLYPNASNEPLNPGDPALGGETNAGTQQQWPAGHDRMPWDVGSYPDVQTPWGLLDASGGGREWTDTKRSLNTYFVESTGRGETDYSGTPILGYGDSVLDDRMHRPFTSGYGGFAQPITVRFAAAIPAPGVPALLGVAAFTCLRRRR from the coding sequence GCGCAGGGCGTGCACAACAACCAGTACCTGCAGTTCACGCAGGCCCACGGCATGACCTTCAGCACGATCCGCGGGCCGGTGAACCCGATCAGTCTGGAGCCGAATGTGCCGTTTATCGGCAACAGCGTCATCCGCAGCGTGGCGTACGACTACCGCATCTCGACCACCGAACTCACGGTGAGCCAGTACTTCCGGTTCGTCGAGGCCGTCGCGCCCCACATCCAGGCGCTGGGAGGGACCCCCGGTCGGCTCGCCGGCAGCAACACGCTGTTGTACCTGGGCATGTCGGGCGGCATCCCTCGCTACCAGATGCTCGCCGGCTCGGCGAACATCCCGGCCCGCAACACCATCGAGTACTTCGCGCTGATGGCCAACTGGATGCACAACGGCTCGCCCGGCGTGAACGAGGCGACGATGGCCGACTTTCAGAGCGGGGCGTACGCCGACTGGCGCAACCCCGTGCGCAGCGAGGGGGCGCAGGTCTGGATCCCCTCGCGCGACGAGTGGAACAAGGCGGTGTACTGGGACCCCAACCGCGACGGCCCGGGTCAGGGCGGGTACTGGCTGTATCCGAACGCGAGCAACGAGCCCCTGAACCCCGGCGATCCGGCGCTGGGGGGCGAGACCAACGCGGGGACGCAGCAGCAGTGGCCCGCGGGCCACGACCGCATGCCGTGGGATGTGGGCAGTTACCCGGATGTGCAGACGCCGTGGGGGCTCCTGGACGCGTCGGGGGGCGGGCGGGAATGGACGGACACGAAGCGCAGCCTCAACACCTATTTCGTGGAATCGACGGGGCGGGGGGAAACGGATTATTCGGGGACACCGATTCTCGGCTACGGCGACTCGGTGCTGGATGACAGGATGCACCGGCCCTTCACCAGCGGCTACGGGGGATTTGCACAGCCGATCACGGTCCGTTTCGCCGCGGCGATCCCCGCGCCGGGTGTTCCGGCGTTGCTTGGCGTCGCGGCGTTCACCTGTTTGCGAAGGAGACGATGA